The genomic DNA AGAGCCTCGACACTGATGCCTTTCTGATGTCTTTACGACGTTTTATCTCTAGAAGAGGCAAACCTTTTGAGCTCCTGTCTGATAACGGAACCAATTTCACTGGTGGAGCCCGAGAGCTACGCGTGGCCTTCGAGGCAATGGTCCCTCAACTGAAGGAACAGTTGGCAGAACAGCAGATTGAGTTCTGCTTCAATCCCCCCAGTGCTCCCCACTTCGGTGGAACGTGGGAGAGAGAAGTGAGGTCCGTCAAGACCGCTCTCAAGGTGGTACTTAAGGAGCAGTCCGTGCCTGAAACAGTGCTCCGCACAGTTTTAGTAGAAGTGGAGGGCATACTGAATGCTAAGCCCCTTGGTTATGTCTCGTCAGACGTAGCTGATCCGGATCCCATCACGCCTAGCATCCTACTAATGGGACGCTATGATGCATCTCTTCCACAGGTTGTTTACGACCTCAGTAATACCCTCGGGAATTGTCGATGGCGGCACAGCCAAGTCCTCGTGGACCACTTCTGGTCCAGATTTATCAGTCACTATCTGCCCAGCCTACAGGAGAGACAGAAGTGGCTGAAGGATGGGAAACAGCTTGAACCAAATCAAGTGGTGCTCATCGTGGATCCACAACTCCCGCGAGCTCTATGGCCTGTTGGGAAGGTAACAGCCACTTACCCTGGAGCTGACGGACGCATCCGGACCGCTGCCATCAAGGTCAAAGATCGGACATATGTACGACCAGTAGCTCGTCTGGTCCGGCTCCCTAAGCTGGAAGACTCGGCGGAAGTTCCAGTTACTTGAGTGGACTTTCCATCTTGGATTCGACTGTCTGTGTAGACAGTCGGGGGCGGCTgtgttggaaagcccatgttgtttaggagttttactgttcagttgtattgtattcttggtgacttcaataaatccaacactaaactggacatctgcatccgtgtcttttaacggggacacaccccatacaccttgccgctctatcaacaaccagttaattcctggagaacgcccttctctcctttttatgAATAATCAGagttgttgtctctgtgtgttacaGTCATGAGCTCATCTGCTGCTGACAACGTGACGAGGAAGCTGACAGCCACTGAAGGAGGAAACATCACTCTACCTGTCCCTGTCAGCGAGTttggatttcttttatttagaggaaaaatgaTTGCTATGGTGAGAGATGGAAATCTGGAAATATTTTCGAAAAACATTTCCAGTGACAGAATTCTGTGGAACAAAAGCACTGGACTGTTTACACTCACAGGATTACAAAGAAACAATACAGGGGATTATTTTATTACCTTTCCCAATGATGGCATTCCCTCTGCATTTAAACTCAAAGTTTATGGTAAGTGAACATATCTTCCACTAATATACTGATCACTATACTGGTGATAACATCCAACTCCTCATGTGACCTCAAACGttgctctgagtttgtgaggttaatatcattatatttgtgcatctcAATCACACACTACTGGATAATTACAAGTCAGTATCatccaaataaaaactagaatTTTTTTGGTCCACCTTTCAGCTTATTAAGgtatttatcaccaacacctgatcacgttcctgttgtgtgagaaagtaccaaagactcaaaaaaagaaaacaagtcaatGCCTTAGTTTTGATTTAatggaagcacaggacagtCTTTATCTATATCTACTGTTGgaaaaggaacaaaaacctacaactgctgtttatttctgcatatgaactttttacttttcttttttgtgtgcgtgccgTGGACAGGGGTCCTGGACACAATcaaggggggcttcaaggaaaaaaggttgggaaccactgctctatGATATGGTCACATTAGCTGTTTTCAGACCAGAGTCCTGCTATTCAACAGgagaagctccgcctcctctctGTGAAGAACACGTCTGACCCTCAGATCGTCTCcagctgtgtttgtcatgtgtaAACAGTTCAGTGTCAGTTCCTGTGTCTTAAGGTGCTGAGTTTTTAACGTGTGTCAGTGCAGACacacgttaaaaaaagaaatctcccTCTTTCACCCAAACTCACTGTTTTTGTATTGAAACATAAAACAGTCAGTAAACACACAGGATGAGTTACTCCTCACATACATTAAGGCTCTGAATAGAACAGAACCTTATCTAATGCAAATAGTAACATCCGTGTTGACTTTCCGTTGCCGTGACGACCAGAGTAAACCCTCTGACGTCAGAGAAGCGAGTGCATGGAGACACAGGAGTGATTTTAAGATCTGGAGTAGTGATCATTCCACAGTCCTATATGTGGACGAGTTGTGGTAAAACAGCCAATAGAAGCATCCTGTCATGATCTTCCTTCTCAGTCATCTCATTCACCTCAGCTCCcattggccgtttctcaatactcaagtatgcaagtatgtacttgcgtacttgggaagtatatacttgagaagtacgcctgGAGTACATAGTTGCCAAGTaggggagtacacaagtatgattcTTCAATTGGAACAGCAGCTACTTCCTTATTCTACTGTTTGAATTGCAGGTGGCGCaaagtgcttaagcctcattaccgccacctacagtgttgataaatgaacatatgaaatacttttaataaatgcatatatatacagacCCGTCGCCAGAcctcagttttaattattaaccTACAGTacgtatattttttattatcctaTGCTCTATTCGCGCAGCATGTAATCATCACGTTAAACATAACCAACAGCAATATGAGCAGGTATAGCCTACAACCAGCGCGTCATTTGTAAATCATAAAGTTTACATATGATGAGACGGACACGGGTCCCGCAACACATACAGAAAACGGTGCTGAATAACAACACGCACATGCCCACTTACAATGCTGTGGGACTTACAAAcctcaatttaaaataatatccaTGGTATAAATGTTATGACCATAATTTACAATTATTAATACAGGTGATGAGGAAGCAAAATGTGAATACTaacaagtgagaaaatgtgttcattgaTGAACAGAAATTGAATCCGTTCTTGAAATTACAGATAAAaggccttttattttttaatttataactCAATAgaaattattgatttatttacacttaaaacggtttaattaattaattaattaacgcATTAACATATGTATATCAAATCATTTGACTTCTCTCTTGACGCTCCTGTCGGGGCTCGCGCACCACGACGTGTCGGGCTTTTGCGCTCATGTGGACAGAACGCAGTTCATTTGCGAGGCGCACGATGAAGTTTCTCTGTGTCATCAacgcatatttattttttattataaagaaCTGAGGCATTTATTGCAGCCAGGTCGAGGATATTACAAAACACTGCCACTGgtcatctgcatgtgtttggccCTGGTAGACAGTGAGTGATGTGTTGTCACTTTTCAGCACCTGTGTGGTGAACAGCGGCATTTGCGTCTTTATATACGCACGGGGGAAGCTCTCCGTTTTATTGACTGTGCCAACCAGGCCcatagttttaatgttttaatgacaaagaATGCAACATTAGTGTTTAACAAGTCATTTATTTAGTCATAAATGAAATACATATGaaatacaaattaaagtaatttttttaagAGATCTGTGCCTCAAGTGGGGGGCACAAGCACTCTTGGGGGCGGGCCTGGCTCCCTATGCGCCCATCGCGACGGGTGTgcatatatatagttattattttcacactttcaatatttaacttcatttattaattaatttattaataaatttaatttttattaaaattatacaGTACAATGTGGAAATAGATAtgttacagcattgtagagtagtgtgtgtgtgtatatatgtacatattatatagACATACAAATACAATGACCGTCGCTGCtgaactataaatacgtcatatcttcatacacaaaccacatgtttgaattctaaatgactcatttctcgcctcaaatgatgttaaaacagaaacatatttatatttctattatctgctgctatgttccgccgaaatgcattctgggacaCATGGACTCATAGATCACTAATTCATGTGCGGTGAACGTATTGAAACGCGTGTATCTCACACTGAATCAACTCTAAGCTGCCATGGGAATACCACAGCACCACTGCGCTCGCTGTCACTCGATCATCACGCCCCTCGTGGTGCTCACTCGcccctccttcccctcctcaCTCACTAATAACTCCCTGCccactttttgtagattttcaaaatcaggcattgggcggagtCAGCCTCAGAACCGGGGTTTAGTTCCTCTTTAAGTGGGTGGAAGCAGACCCATGATGAGTTTGATTTAACTTTCCATTAAACTGTGAATATTTACACCTGGATCAGTAAATAACATTATATACAGATATCCActtacactggtttacacctgacaACAGTGGTTtcaggggtttagttacactatcaagaaaaaaagagctcTGGTATCAGCAGTTTTCCAAATCCAGGTATTGGATTAAGATCAGATTGTCAGTCCtgttgcacagacacacacagactgtatataCGAGTATATTGTGTCTATAATTCATCCCAAAATGTTCCATATTTTAAATCTGTCATTAAATTCCAGCGAGCGTCCCAGTGCCAGCAGTGACCAGAGAGAGTGTGAGCGCTGACAGCTGCACTCTGCTGTGTTCTGTGGACGCAGCTGAAGAGACGACGCTGTCGTGGAACAGAGACGAGCAGatagtgaacagcagcagctctgctctcCCTCTGCCACTCACTGTGCAGCTGCAGGACTTCAGCTCTCAGTATAACTGTGTGGCTGAGAATCCTGCTGAGAGGAAGAGTCACGCGCTCACTGTTGAGACTCTGTGcagcacagacaccacagatgtcaacaacaacaacagacactgtGAGGACAAACTTTGATTATTTCAACACATCTATGATCATAACTGTAAAAGGCTGTCAttaagtcactgtgtgtgtttgtttgtttgtttgtttgtttctgcagaTAACATTCCACTCACCATTGGGTTAATTGTGATTTCTGTCCCTACTGTTTTCATCATCATGAAGTTTTGTTTCAATTACAAGACGACAACCAAGCAAACACAAGGCACGTCTTTTTGTCTCATGAGTTATGTCTGTAGGTTTTTAATGAAATAgagtcattttaaatcattgtgAACTACAGTATTTACCGTCCATATCAacacgcttttattttgaaattctatgaaatatCATCAAGAATATTGTTAGTGTCTTCATCAATACTCCATCACATATTACTGTATAACTGCACTTTTAAAAGATtgttatttaaatcacaatatcatttgtgacaagagcaaatgtgtgaATAATGTAGCTACGGATTTACAAACTAATCCTTCATTGTTGTGACTTAATTGCCGTTTAACGTCGCTTGAGAGGAGATAGgtcgtgtttgtttgtatgacgCGCTGCCGGTACAGAGGAGCACGCTGAGTCCGGGTTAGCAAGTTTCAGGATGTTTAATGATAAACACTACTACAGCGGCTATTTCGAAATACATACGCAGGTAAGATGTAATATGTGCACTGTTtgcgtttgtttgtgtattataACTGAACATAAAGCGGTCAACAAAAATTACGGCTACCtgactctcctctctcctcccagtgCAGGTGATTCAGCCCCTAATTATAAGCTGCTACAGTGCCCACGTGACCCAAACCCCACATATCACCGTGGCAACCATACCAAGCAAATCAAAGCCCAAATAATCCCCCGCAAACAATGTGTGGCTCCTACATTCATTAAAACCTGTTGTTTAAGATATATTCACATAAAGAGCAAATTTACGGAGGCCCAGACATGACATGCGGAAAAAAAACTCTGATTCGTGGCCACGGAATACGTGAAGCGTGTTGTGCTGAGGTAATTCTGACAGGATAAAACATTATCAGAGTATTTCTATGAACTCGATTGAAACTAGAAAAATAAGTAATGTCTCACAGAATGTTAGTAAAACAAAGTAGACTTTAGTAAAAATAACTAATacaataaagagagagaaagagcagtgACAGATGGGACTTTCCATGTTGTACAATCTTGTTTTGGATAAATAATGGAGCCTAATGGTGTCATGTTTCAGGTGCTTCCCATGTTACACAGCAGTTGAAGCCTCAACCAATAGcaatagtgtttgtgtgtttgacctcATTTGACTGTAGTTTCCATACagaggaagatggagagaaaCTGTGTTGATAATgaagtgagtcagtgagtctggagactgttcactgtctgtgaatgaaaggaatgtgtgtttgtttatgacatgtactgtacattatgGTTCTGGAGTCCATGTGGACTAATGTCAGAAACAGCTGTGGCCAGTGGCATTAATATAGTCTATAATAAAGTAAATGCAGCAGTATCTCATGGACACATTGAGACAATCTTATCTATTAATGcaaggaaaatgtgtgtttatagtgtatatagtgtatatcgTGTATATCGTGTATATCGAAACATTTCAAGTGTTCAACTTTGTATCTTTGCAGATTCAGGGGAGGCAGAAGTTCAGTATAGTGACATATGTGTACGTAAAGAACGTCAGAATCAGGTTCGTACAACACACACCTGCTCTTACTGTATTCACCATGTATCCTCTAAATCTATCCTAAATCTATCCCCGGAGGTTCACTGAAAATAGAACCTAATGCTTCCTCAGTGAGTCAAACTCAGTGAGACATAAACTGTGGGTTTGTATTTCAAGTGTAAACAGAGCATAATGTCAGGGACAGAGCGCCACTGTTGTGAAAGCATTAGGCTCATAAAAGCAGTTATGGTTTtattaagtgtgtt from Solea solea chromosome 10, fSolSol10.1, whole genome shotgun sequence includes the following:
- the LOC131467108 gene encoding uncharacterized protein LOC131467108 produces the protein MKTQMTVVFFFIVMSSSAADNVTRKLTATEGGNITLPVPVSEFGFLLFRGKMIAMVRDGNLEIFSKNISSDRILWNKSTGLFTLTGLQRNNTGDYFITFPNDGIPSAFKLKVYASVPVPAVTRESVSADSCTLLCSVDAAEETTLSWNRDEQIVNSSSSALPLPLTVQLQDFSSQYNCVAENPAERKSHALTVETLCSTDTTDVNNNNRHCEDKL